The DNA sequence TCCCGTCGTCCGCCCTGCGTGAAGCCCCGTTCCGGATAAGCAAAAATCAGATCAATATCGGACGAAAAGTTCAGCTCCCCTCCGCCCAGCTTACCCATACCAAAGATCAGCATGCGTTGTGGTTCGCCACTTTCCCTGCCGATCGGCGTACCGGCTTCACGGCACATTTTGGTATACAGCCAGTCATAGGCTGCCATGATCAGGCTTTCCGCCAGCACTGAGAGATGTTTAAAGCTTTCTTCTACTTCGGATAAGCCCAGCAACTCACGCCAGGCAATCAGCACCATATGCTCCCGACGGAACTGGCGCAGCACCCGCTTCAGACTATCCTCACTGTCCACGTGTTGTAAGGCGGTTTGCAGCAGAGCCGGATACGCCGCACTGCGTTCTGCCTGCAAATATCGCTCACTGGTAAGCAGTTCAGCCAGCATGGCCGGAGAATAAATAAATGACTCGGCGACAAAATCAGATAACGCCAGCAAACGCAGCAACATCGGCTGATGAGATAAAAACAGCGCTTGCTGCTGTGCATCAGCGCGCTCCAGCAGACGTCGCCACTGTTTTGCCGCCAGTTCAGACAGTAATGCAGGTAAAGGAATGGCAGTAGATGAAGTCATTTTCAGGCAATCCGTTGACAGTGAATACCTAAAGCATAACAGCATCCATACGACTGCGGGATGATGGGATAGTCAATCTGTGACTTTTAAATCATGCTGCCGTGAGGGCATTCAGGTAACAGATAAGCGACCGTTGGCGGCAAGGATGCCGCCGCCCGAGCCTACAGGGATGTATTTATGGCGTGTCGGCGTTCTGCTACCTGAACGCCCTCAACTGACTCTGCTGCTGATGGGATGATTAGCTGGCTTTTGCGTCTTTGCAGGTCTTGCAAATACCCTGCAATTCCAGAAATTGCGGGATCAGTTCAAACTGATGTGTCGCGGCCTGCTGCTCCAGCTCAGCCACCAGACTTTCCGCAATCGGCACTTCCTGCACCAGCCCGCACTGGTGACAAATCAGCAGCTGAGTGACATGGCCGCAGTGCTGATGATGACAAACCATGTATTTCTGGATCGACTGGATATAATGCACCATGCCGGCTTCCACCAGAAACCCCAGTGCGCGGTAAACCGTCGGTGGCTGCCAGTGCACTTCTCTTGCCCGCAACAATTGCAGCACATCATAGGCACTGACCGCACGATCAGCCTGTAATAACGCATCCAGCACCAGCTTGCGATTGGTCGTTAATCCCGCCTGATTGTGTTCACAATGTGGTGAGGCATGCTGCATGAACCCAACTCTCCTGAATAACCTGATACTCACTAAGGATACCGAATCATTGCCTGTTCAGCAGCAAAAAGTCTTATTGATAACCCTTTTCATCTCGGGTGTTA is a window from the Tolumonas auensis DSM 9187 genome containing:
- a CDS encoding Fur family transcriptional regulator codes for the protein MQHASPHCEHNQAGLTTNRKLVLDALLQADRAVSAYDVLQLLRAREVHWQPPTVYRALGFLVEAGMVHYIQSIQKYMVCHHQHCGHVTQLLICHQCGLVQEVPIAESLVAELEQQAATHQFELIPQFLELQGICKTCKDAKAS